One Phaseolus vulgaris cultivar G19833 chromosome 2, P. vulgaris v2.0, whole genome shotgun sequence DNA window includes the following coding sequences:
- the LOC137812886 gene encoding uncharacterized protein — MEAGGSNSGNERRIISKDSSWFSQFRNASNPWMARYVYALVFLVSNLLAWAARDYGRGALTEMKRLKGCNGGKDCLDAEGVLRVSLGCFIFFIIMFLSTARTSKLNNVRDTWHSGWWSVKIALWVVMTIIPFLLPSEFIQIYGEVAHFGAGVFLLIQLISIISFITWLNDFCESEKFAARCRIHVMLFATTAYVVCLMGIILMYIWYAPKPSCLLNIFFISWTLVLLQLMTSVSLHPKVDAGILTPGLMGLYVVFLCWCAIRSEPAGGNCIRKSDSATKTDWLSIISFVVAVLAIVIATFSTGIDSECFQLKKDNTPPAEDDVPYGYGFFHFVFATGAMYFAMLLIGWNTHHSMRKWTIDVGWTSTWVKIVNEWLAVCVYLWMLIGPIIWSIRHNDST, encoded by the exons ATGGAAGCTGGGGGAAGCAACAGTGGTAACGAGAGGCGTATCATATCCAAGGATTCTTCATGGTTTAGTCAATTCAGAAATGCATCCAATCCATGGATGGCAAGATATGTCTATGCGTTGGTTTTTCTTGTGTCAAATCTTTTAGCATGGGCTGCCCGGGACTATGGTCGTGGTGCTTTAACAGAAATGAAGA GATTAAAAGGATGCAATGGTGGGAAAGACTGTTTGGATGCTGAAGGTGTTTTACGAGTGAGCTTAGGTTGCTTT atattttttatcataatgtTTTTGTCAACTGCTCGCACTTCTAAACTGAACAATGTGAGAGATACATGGCACTCTGGATGGTGGTCAGTCAAGATTGCTCTCTGGGTCGTCATGACTATCATCCCATTTTTACTCCCTTCTGAATTTATTCAGATTTACG GGGAGGTGGCTCATTTTGGTGCAGG GGTTTTCCTTCTTATCCAACTAATAAGCATTATCAGCTTCATTACATGGCTGAATGATTTCTGCGAGTCAGAAAAGTTTGCAGCAAGATG CCGAATCCATGTGATGTTGTTTGCAACGACTGCATATGTTGTCTGTTTGATGGGGATCATTTTGATGTACATTTGGTATGCACCAAAGCCATCTTGCCTCCTCAACATTTTCTTCATTAGCTGGACCCTAGTACTTCTCCAACTTATGACAAGTGTGTCTCTGCACCCAAAA GTTGATGCTGGCATTCTAACTCCAGGCCTGATGGGACTTTACGTTGTCTTCCTTTGTTGGTGCGCGATTAGAAG TGAACCTGCAGGAGGAAACTGCATCAGGAAGTCTGACTCTGCAACAAAAACAGACTGGCTAAGCATCATT AGCTTTGTTGTTGCAGTACTAGCAATCGTTATTGCGACATTTTCAACTGGCATAGACTCCGAATGCTTCCAG CTCAAGAAGGACAATACACCACCAGCAGAGGATGATGTACCTTATGGCTATGGCTTCTTCCATTTTGTTTTTGCCACAGGAGCAATGTATTTTGCTATGCTATTGATTGGGTGGAACACTCATCATTCTATGAGAAA ATGGACAATTGATGTGGGTTGGACCAGCACCTGGGTAAAAATAGTAAATGAATGGTTGGCAGTCTGCGTATACT TGTGGATGCTGATAGGCCCAATCATATGGAGTATCAGACATAATGATTCTACTTGA